A single window of Acetohalobium arabaticum DSM 5501 DNA harbors:
- the cas5d gene encoding type I-D CRISPR-associated protein Cas5/Csc1 — MEQERKVYHVELELLENTFFASREIYNYYETEPLLGHFALAYALGLCQGTYSQPKKPLYQEHFTDLNDKGIYLTPATVIGRPKFIIQNFNTLSDSYWYSFENNAVESDRSKDRTSASNFPQQGRAKMLATGNQFSFYLFSRDELELPRYIRLGKFMSKAKVKQKKVNYELQEVEQKKIRRVLSPLDFGEKVEMHSYDTINIRPTPLIKNSILSGKMLYIKQSDEYLPADMSYGV; from the coding sequence GTGGAACAGGAACGGAAAGTATATCATGTGGAATTAGAACTGTTGGAAAATACTTTTTTTGCCAGCAGAGAGATCTATAATTATTATGAAACGGAACCGCTGTTAGGCCATTTTGCTTTAGCTTATGCTTTAGGATTATGCCAGGGGACGTATTCACAACCGAAAAAACCTCTTTATCAAGAACACTTTACTGACTTAAATGATAAAGGAATTTATCTAACACCTGCAACAGTAATCGGAAGACCGAAGTTTATTATTCAAAACTTCAATACTTTAAGTGATAGTTACTGGTATTCTTTCGAGAACAATGCTGTAGAAAGTGATAGATCTAAAGATAGGACTTCTGCTTCTAATTTTCCCCAGCAGGGTAGAGCTAAGATGTTGGCTACAGGAAATCAATTTAGTTTTTATTTATTTAGCAGAGATGAATTAGAGCTGCCTCGTTATATTAGACTTGGTAAGTTTATGAGCAAGGCTAAAGTGAAGCAGAAAAAGGTTAATTATGAATTACAGGAAGTAGAACAGAAGAAGATTAGAAGAGTTTTAAGTCCACTAGATTTTGGAGAGAAAGTTGAGATGCATAGTTATGATACGATAAATATTCGGCCGACACCATTAATTAAGAATAGTATTTTAAGCGGAAAGATGCTCTATATTAAACAAAGTGATGAATACTTGCCGGCAGATATGAGTTATGGGGTGTAA
- the cas3 gene encoding type I-D CRISPR-associated helicase Cas3' yields the protein MIEISLSEDYEPVSKENPFNLEYTPLKHQYQTYRALQDNQIVMNLHNTGTGKTLASLLYLFDLQEIGGNVLFIAPTNELIHQHARDIKGFITENDLKFNVINVDAGLLEQLTSQARRNGDKLHRLLSNPLEFAKELDLEFTDRSYPFVFVTNPDIFYYALYFQYNRIDRRNLCQDFAALFSYIVIDEFHYYNSKQFANFLFFFALSKGFGYFAEDRRICLLSATPAQYVINYLEELDLKMEIIDLEGDQEKKLQTLTKAKAEIVAGDLDEEIDLVEDKITDYLHQGLEGVIIGNSLSRINRAFAQIEWPDKERITGPQSRRARQEANKKQLILATPTVDIGYNFDKENKNRQNIDFAVVEAKSVDELLQRIGRAGRVLGKEIQNQPSKLLILVDDNSYSVLADELEKNKEYGRKEFAKLLVKLNTPPQKKEFVQYINSYALLESFYPLYEMYCAMPDEIKDYIEELFNLLQEIFSGTKSFRKLLAIMSKFKHHERVCEGEEELSLQDCQDFSYWFDNRTYPDDVIEEYAENSGFQKSVMDFIRQEYAVKKSLFNFRDSFNGPRAVVYDPQDILASDEVTSYDLLHVIRNYKYDLYSSRQQFKEATGSDLKGDFYLQVRDFRSEKMRLSYRLKSPYGLDKQSFEEKLCNRPLALSGLELVSDSALKSEITNYFKEEYIPMLIMTNNLTSNLYGAVKNSAIYPVKIEMIFPDYDSEEYYVILGTAAFLVYPELRGAIYAAENQKEEPEIII from the coding sequence ATGATTGAGATTAGTCTAAGTGAAGATTATGAGCCAGTGAGCAAAGAGAATCCTTTTAATCTAGAATATACTCCCTTAAAGCATCAGTACCAAACTTATCGAGCACTACAGGATAATCAGATAGTGATGAATCTTCATAATACAGGAACGGGGAAGACATTAGCTTCATTACTATATTTATTTGATCTGCAGGAAATAGGAGGAAATGTTCTGTTTATTGCTCCTACTAATGAGTTGATCCACCAACATGCTCGCGATATCAAAGGTTTTATTACTGAAAATGATTTGAAGTTTAATGTAATCAATGTTGATGCTGGATTATTAGAACAGCTGACTTCTCAGGCTAGGCGAAATGGAGATAAACTACATCGGTTATTGAGTAATCCGTTGGAGTTTGCTAAGGAGTTGGACTTAGAGTTCACTGACCGAAGCTATCCTTTTGTTTTTGTAACGAACCCTGATATCTTTTATTATGCGCTTTATTTCCAGTACAATAGAATTGATCGGAGAAATTTATGCCAGGATTTTGCTGCTCTTTTTTCCTATATTGTGATTGACGAGTTTCATTACTATAATTCTAAACAGTTTGCAAACTTTCTTTTCTTCTTTGCGCTATCTAAGGGGTTCGGTTATTTTGCTGAGGATAGACGAATCTGTCTTTTATCTGCTACTCCTGCTCAGTATGTAATTAATTATTTAGAAGAATTGGATTTGAAGATGGAGATTATAGATTTAGAAGGAGATCAGGAGAAGAAGTTACAGACTTTAACTAAAGCTAAAGCAGAGATTGTTGCTGGTGATTTAGATGAAGAGATAGATTTAGTTGAAGATAAGATTACAGACTATCTCCATCAGGGATTAGAGGGAGTAATTATCGGTAATTCATTAAGTAGAATTAATCGGGCTTTTGCTCAGATAGAATGGCCGGATAAAGAAAGAATTACTGGGCCGCAGAGCCGTAGGGCTAGACAGGAGGCCAATAAGAAACAGTTAATTTTAGCTACTCCAACTGTCGATATCGGATATAACTTTGATAAAGAGAATAAGAATAGACAGAATATCGATTTTGCTGTTGTGGAGGCTAAATCAGTAGATGAGTTACTGCAGCGAATAGGTCGAGCTGGACGAGTATTAGGTAAAGAGATTCAAAACCAGCCTAGTAAGCTATTGATCTTAGTTGATGACAATAGTTATAGCGTGTTGGCTGATGAGTTAGAAAAGAATAAAGAATACGGCCGCAAGGAGTTTGCTAAGTTATTAGTAAAGTTAAATACTCCACCGCAGAAGAAAGAGTTTGTACAGTATATTAATTCTTATGCTTTATTAGAGTCTTTCTATCCGTTATATGAGATGTACTGTGCTATGCCTGATGAGATTAAAGATTATATAGAAGAATTATTTAATCTGTTACAGGAGATTTTTAGTGGAACTAAGAGCTTTAGAAAATTGCTAGCAATCATGAGTAAGTTTAAGCATCATGAAAGAGTCTGTGAAGGAGAAGAAGAGTTAAGCCTACAGGATTGTCAGGATTTTTCTTACTGGTTCGATAATCGGACTTATCCTGATGATGTAATCGAGGAATATGCTGAAAATTCTGGTTTTCAAAAGAGTGTAATGGATTTTATCAGACAGGAGTATGCTGTAAAGAAGAGCTTATTTAATTTTCGTGATTCCTTTAATGGGCCTCGAGCTGTAGTATATGATCCTCAGGACATTTTAGCTTCTGATGAAGTAACAAGTTATGATCTATTACATGTAATTAGAAATTATAAGTATGATCTCTATTCATCACGCCAACAGTTTAAAGAAGCAACAGGAAGTGACCTCAAAGGAGACTTTTATTTACAGGTAAGGGACTTTAGATCGGAAAAGATGAGACTATCCTATAGGCTTAAGTCACCGTATGGATTGGATAAACAATCATTTGAAGAAAAACTATGTAATCGTCCATTAGCTTTATCTGGACTTGAATTGGTCAGTGATTCAGCTTTGAAGTCGGAGATTACGAATTATTTTAAGGAAGAATATATTCCGATGTTGATTATGACCAATAATTTAACTTCTAATCTTTATGGGGCAGTAAAGAATAGTGCTATCTATCCAGTTAAAATAGAGATGATTTTTCCTGATTATGACTCTGAGGAATACTATGTTATCTTAGGTACAGCAGCCTTTTTGGTCTATCCTGAATTACGTGGTGCTATTTATGCAGCCGAGAACCAGAAAGAAGAGCCGGAAATTATTATCTAA
- the cas4 gene encoding CRISPR-associated protein Cas4: MQPRTRKKSRKLLSKEGDNLDQKLYVPLSAINAYNYCPYRVYLEYVLGEWKDNTHTIEGILKHDRAHSGERRYDSNRIQTTQVFVKSEQYRLVGKIDVVEEKEGEVYPVEYKKGRSGEWINDHLQLCAQALCLEEQLGVKITKGYLWYFSSRDREEVEFDLKLRDKTIETGESVLKIMEGEVIPENEYSRRCRACSIEEICLPKEVSILKKGGIDY; the protein is encoded by the coding sequence ATGCAGCCGAGAACCAGAAAGAAGAGCCGGAAATTATTATCTAAAGAAGGTGATAATTTGGATCAGAAACTCTATGTTCCTTTATCTGCTATTAATGCTTATAATTATTGTCCGTATCGAGTTTATTTAGAGTATGTATTGGGAGAATGGAAGGATAATACTCATACAATAGAAGGCATTTTAAAACATGATCGGGCCCATTCTGGTGAACGTAGATATGATAGTAATAGAATACAGACAACTCAGGTTTTTGTTAAATCTGAACAGTATAGATTAGTAGGTAAGATAGATGTGGTGGAAGAAAAAGAAGGAGAGGTATATCCTGTAGAATATAAGAAGGGTAGATCGGGAGAATGGATTAATGATCATCTTCAGTTATGTGCGCAGGCACTTTGTTTAGAAGAACAGCTAGGAGTAAAGATAACGAAGGGGTATTTATGGTATTTTAGCAGTAGGGATAGAGAAGAAGTTGAGTTTGATCTAAAACTAAGAGATAAAACAATTGAGACAGGAGAAAGTGTATTAAAAATTATGGAAGGAGAAGTGATACCAGAAAATGAATATAGCCGGCGGTGTAGAGCTTGTAGTATAGAAGAAATCTGTTTACCGAAAGAAGTTTCGATCCTTAAAAAAGGAGGCATAGATTATTAA
- the cas1d gene encoding type I-D CRISPR-associated endonuclease Cas1d — MPTVYVTQEDTALRKKGERLIVKQGKEKIADVPLVKVDQVVVFGNASISGSLISLLLKAEVPIAYLSYYGKYKGRLVPEYSKNSLLRLKQFEAHKDMKVKLELTRKIVKGKLTNMRTLLMRDTRETRSEEVKQLCQKMKNIINKIERTESIDKLRGFEGMGSRYYFSQFNEVLNDSFNFNGRNRRPPKDPVNCLLSFGYSLLLNDVLAALYLVGFDPYIGFFHSSQYGKPALALDLMEEFRPVIVDSVVKSVINKKMIVSDNFNKTCGTVKMKDKARNKFLEQYEKRLREEFTHPVFEYKVTWRRCIELQARLISKTINEEIEEYPPLVVK, encoded by the coding sequence ATGCCTACTGTTTATGTTACTCAAGAGGATACTGCTTTACGCAAAAAGGGAGAGCGGCTAATAGTTAAACAAGGTAAGGAAAAGATAGCGGATGTTCCATTAGTTAAGGTTGATCAGGTTGTGGTCTTTGGGAATGCTTCCATTTCAGGTTCACTAATTAGTTTGTTATTAAAAGCGGAAGTACCGATTGCTTATCTATCTTACTATGGTAAATATAAAGGAAGGTTAGTGCCTGAGTACTCTAAAAATTCATTATTAAGACTTAAACAGTTTGAAGCTCATAAGGACATGAAGGTGAAATTGGAATTGACAAGAAAGATAGTTAAAGGAAAGCTTACAAATATGCGGACTCTGTTAATGAGGGATACTAGAGAAACGCGGTCAGAAGAAGTAAAACAGTTATGCCAGAAGATGAAGAATATCATTAATAAGATAGAACGGACAGAAAGCATTGATAAGCTACGTGGATTTGAAGGTATGGGTTCGAGGTATTATTTTAGTCAGTTTAATGAAGTTTTAAATGACAGTTTTAATTTTAATGGACGTAATAGACGTCCTCCTAAAGATCCGGTTAATTGTTTGTTAAGTTTCGGTTATTCTCTGTTGTTAAATGATGTATTAGCGGCTCTTTATTTAGTAGGATTTGATCCTTATATTGGCTTTTTTCATTCTAGTCAGTATGGTAAACCAGCTTTAGCATTGGATTTGATGGAAGAATTTAGACCTGTAATTGTTGATTCAGTAGTTAAAAGTGTAATTAATAAAAAAATGATAGTATCAGATAATTTTAATAAAACTTGTGGTACGGTAAAAATGAAGGATAAAGCTCGAAATAAATTTTTAGAGCAGTATGAAAAAAGATTAAGAGAAGAATTTACTCATCCTGTATTTGAATATAAGGTTACTTGGCGTAGATGTATAGAATTACAGGCTAGGTTAATAAGTAAGACGATTAATGAAGAAATTGAAGAGTATCCACCATTGGTGGTGAAATAA
- the cas2 gene encoding CRISPR-associated endonuclease Cas2, with translation MFVVISYDISEDKRRNRIFKILKDFGTWIQYSVFECELEKKDYLKLRDRLQKVLDEDEDNIRFYFLCSKCEDEIERIGSESSPAQQSIII, from the coding sequence ATGTTTGTTGTGATCTCTTATGATATTTCAGAGGATAAACGAAGGAATCGGATCTTTAAGATATTAAAGGATTTTGGTACCTGGATTCAGTATAGTGTTTTTGAATGTGAATTAGAAAAGAAAGATTATCTGAAATTGAGAGATAGGTTACAAAAAGTGTTGGATGAAGATGAAGATAATATTAGGTTTTATTTTTTATGTAGTAAATGTGAGGATGAGATAGAAAGGATAGGTAGTGAGAGCAGTCCAGCACAGCAATCAATTATAATATGA
- the cas6 gene encoding CRISPR-associated endoribonuclease Cas6 has protein sequence MFYSVIVRFRAKKDIYFNYYPGESLHGMLFHMINKRDEEKVTVLHDRYNSKPFTISPILPYLKWRKGKRYLKKGKKYFFRITFLEEEWYKLFMEYFLYHPEGLKLNGVKIEVIEALTNSKQDNRCDCIEPSQLRQNSGDDRKIKFKFHSTTTFSIEDRHIIFPRADYLFNSLFSKWQEFGSEKLTVEREDFDNIYLSRYDLESTMEWFNDYPIKGFEGKCKYELSSKISSKKVKDINLLAGFAFYGGVGYKTTMGLGQVARMQN, from the coding sequence ATGTTCTATAGTGTGATAGTTAGATTTCGTGCTAAAAAGGATATCTACTTTAATTATTATCCTGGAGAGAGTCTACATGGTATGTTATTCCATATGATAAATAAGAGAGATGAAGAGAAAGTTACTGTTTTACATGATAGGTACAATAGTAAACCTTTTACTATTTCTCCGATTTTACCCTATTTGAAGTGGAGAAAAGGAAAGAGATACTTGAAAAAAGGAAAGAAATACTTCTTTAGAATAACTTTTTTAGAAGAAGAGTGGTACAAATTATTTATGGAATACTTTTTGTATCACCCAGAAGGTTTAAAATTAAATGGTGTTAAAATTGAGGTTATTGAAGCTTTGACTAATTCAAAGCAGGATAATCGATGTGACTGTATTGAGCCAAGTCAGCTGCGGCAGAATAGTGGAGATGACCGAAAAATTAAATTCAAGTTTCATTCGACGACTACTTTTAGTATTGAAGATAGACACATCATTTTTCCTAGAGCTGATTATTTATTTAATAGTCTATTCAGTAAATGGCAGGAGTTTGGTTCAGAAAAGTTGACGGTAGAAAGAGAAGATTTTGATAATATATATCTTTCACGTTATGATTTAGAATCAACAATGGAGTGGTTTAATGATTATCCGATCAAAGGCTTTGAAGGGAAATGTAAGTATGAGTTAAGCTCTAAAATATCTTCTAAGAAAGTTAAAGATATTAACTTATTAGCGGGTTTTGCTTTTTATGGAGGGGTAGGTTATAAAACAACTATGGGATTAGGACAGGTTGCTAGAATGCAAAATTAA